From Streptomyces zhihengii, the proteins below share one genomic window:
- a CDS encoding DUF4184 family protein: protein MPFTLSHAAAVLPGVRRDGTARGPLLASALVLGSLAPDMTYFAASFVPGAMEFGTVTHGPLGVLTVDVAVTALLVALWLLVRDPLVALLPRTWRGRVHPVLRGSAWGTRPLPAVVFWFWVSAVLGATTHVVWDAFTHIDRWGVRLVPVLDETVAGFPLYTFTQYGSSAVALVALVWFAASALRRAEPTGAPSLPVLRPGARRAGWALIALCVLGGTAHRCLRWYQYWGAVETPLDIIPTACFGAGAGLAAGLVLYAAAVRLGAGAVVPPPVPDAQCAADSQSGPTPTETSSGARSSTADDIS, encoded by the coding sequence ATGCCGTTCACTCTCAGTCATGCGGCGGCCGTGCTGCCCGGCGTCCGCAGGGACGGAACGGCCCGCGGCCCCCTGCTGGCCTCGGCGCTCGTGCTCGGTTCGCTCGCCCCCGACATGACGTACTTCGCGGCGAGTTTCGTGCCCGGGGCCATGGAGTTCGGGACGGTGACCCACGGGCCGCTGGGTGTGCTCACCGTGGACGTGGCGGTGACGGCGCTGCTCGTCGCGCTCTGGCTGCTGGTGCGCGACCCGCTGGTGGCGCTGCTGCCGCGGACGTGGCGGGGCAGGGTCCACCCGGTCCTGCGGGGAAGCGCCTGGGGCACCCGGCCGCTGCCCGCGGTGGTGTTCTGGTTCTGGGTGTCCGCGGTGCTCGGTGCGACGACCCATGTGGTGTGGGACGCGTTCACCCATATCGACCGGTGGGGCGTGCGCCTGGTGCCCGTCCTGGACGAGACCGTGGCCGGCTTCCCTCTCTACACGTTCACGCAGTACGGCAGTTCGGCGGTGGCGCTGGTGGCGCTGGTGTGGTTCGCGGCCTCGGCGCTGCGGCGGGCCGAGCCCACCGGGGCTCCGTCGCTGCCGGTGCTCCGCCCGGGTGCCCGGCGTGCGGGGTGGGCGCTGATCGCGCTGTGCGTGCTCGGCGGCACCGCCCACCGCTGCCTTCGCTGGTACCAGTACTGGGGTGCCGTCGAGACGCCGCTCGACATCATCCCGACGGCCTGCTTCGGCGCGGGCGCCGGGCTCGCCGCGGGCCTGGTGCTGTACGCGGCGGCGGTACGGCTCGGGGCGGGGGCCGTGGTGCCCCCGCCCGTGCCGGACGCTCAGTGCGCGGCGGACTCCCAGTCGGGGCCCACGCCCACCGAGACGTCCAGCGGTGCCCGCAGTTCGACGGCGGACGACATCTCCTGA
- a CDS encoding lytic transglycosylase domain-containing protein translates to MAAHIGRRLYKGAATTAVAALAVAALSASQAPGAAPTPSGGSLEATDNTPSSDTPVTGNSPYYTDLPPLNTPDNAGAAVGTPVTGAGEAGIPATVLAAYKQAERTIAESDPDCRLPWQLLAAIGKVESGQARGGRVDANGTTLTPILGPVLNGVGFANISDTDNGAFDGDTVHDRAVGPMQFIPSTWQTWGQDANGDGRKDPNNIYDAALAAGRYLCHGGRDLTVQEDLDKAILGYNHSREYLRTVLSWFEYYKRGTHEVPDGAGVLPVGNGPDSAGTVPGGSPTPGPSPSPTPAPGNPGGGSPPGPSTPPPSTPGGGSGEATPPSVPPRVSGIENDGTGRLTATAGEEFTARAKVKVKNTAGEAVARQAVRFTVIGDTDSRFPDGKSSIVLPTGADGTVTAPALRAGEKTGTFTVRATVDGRTLAPVDLVATVTQRVADHLERTDETTFTAAPGAVFAERLTVAAACKGAAAPNADVTVTVLTADGEPAGATSPSFQGDDGAVRTLTLRTGAGGLLKLPELTAGEATGTFLLRLTTPGGASLDVKVTVEAPEAPEAPEAPEEASPSPSPSATG, encoded by the coding sequence ATGGCAGCGCACATCGGCCGCCGGCTCTACAAGGGGGCGGCAACCACCGCCGTGGCCGCGCTCGCGGTGGCCGCACTCTCCGCGTCACAGGCACCCGGGGCCGCCCCGACGCCCTCCGGCGGCAGTCTCGAGGCGACCGACAACACACCGTCGTCCGACACGCCGGTCACCGGCAACTCCCCCTACTACACGGACCTTCCCCCGCTGAACACCCCGGACAACGCCGGCGCCGCGGTGGGCACCCCCGTCACCGGAGCCGGTGAGGCGGGCATACCCGCGACGGTCCTCGCCGCCTACAAGCAGGCCGAGCGGACCATCGCCGAGAGCGACCCGGACTGCCGCCTGCCGTGGCAACTCCTCGCGGCCATCGGCAAGGTGGAGTCCGGCCAGGCCCGCGGCGGCCGGGTCGACGCCAACGGCACCACGCTCACGCCGATCCTGGGCCCCGTCCTCAACGGCGTCGGCTTCGCGAACATCTCGGACACGGACAACGGCGCCTTCGACGGCGACACCGTGCACGACCGTGCCGTCGGCCCCATGCAGTTCATCCCCTCCACCTGGCAGACCTGGGGCCAGGACGCCAACGGCGACGGCCGCAAGGACCCCAACAACATCTACGACGCCGCCCTCGCGGCCGGCCGCTACCTCTGCCACGGCGGCCGGGACCTCACCGTGCAGGAGGATCTGGACAAGGCGATCCTCGGCTACAACCACTCACGCGAGTACCTGCGCACCGTCCTCTCCTGGTTCGAGTACTACAAGCGCGGCACCCACGAGGTCCCCGACGGCGCCGGTGTGCTGCCCGTCGGCAACGGGCCCGACAGCGCGGGAACGGTGCCGGGCGGGAGCCCCACCCCGGGGCCGAGCCCTTCGCCCACGCCGGCCCCGGGCAATCCGGGCGGGGGAAGCCCCCCCGGCCCGTCGACTCCTCCGCCGTCCACGCCGGGCGGCGGCTCCGGCGAGGCGACCCCGCCCAGCGTCCCGCCGCGTGTCTCCGGGATCGAGAACGACGGCACCGGCCGGCTGACGGCCACCGCGGGCGAGGAGTTCACGGCCCGCGCCAAGGTCAAGGTGAAGAACACCGCCGGCGAGGCCGTCGCCCGCCAGGCCGTCCGCTTCACCGTCATCGGCGACACCGACAGCCGCTTCCCCGACGGGAAGAGCAGCATCGTCCTCCCGACCGGCGCCGACGGCACGGTGACCGCTCCCGCCCTGCGCGCGGGGGAGAAGACCGGCACCTTCACCGTCCGCGCCACCGTCGACGGGCGCACCCTCGCCCCCGTGGACCTCGTCGCCACGGTGACCCAGCGGGTCGCCGACCATCTGGAGCGGACCGACGAGACGACGTTCACCGCCGCCCCCGGCGCCGTGTTCGCCGAGCGGCTCACCGTCGCGGCCGCCTGCAAGGGAGCCGCGGCGCCCAACGCGGACGTGACCGTCACCGTCCTCACCGCGGACGGAGAGCCGGCCGGCGCCACGAGCCCGTCCTTCCAGGGCGACGACGGCGCCGTCCGCACCCTCACCCTGCGGACCGGGGCCGGCGGGCTGCTGAAGCTCCCCGAACTCACGGCGGGCGAGGCGACGGGCACCTTCCTGCTCCGTCTCACCACGCCGGGCGGCGCCTCCCTCGACGTCAAGGTGACCGTCGAGGCACCCGAAGCGCCCGAAGCGCCCGAAGCGCCTGAGGAGGCCAGCCCCTCCCCGTCGCCGTCGGCGACCGGCTGA
- a CDS encoding ATP-dependent RNA helicase, with protein sequence MIRTDALDRLPVRHAVPGLLSALGDRGAAVLHAPPGTGKTTLVPLALAGLIGQGDRHRVLVAEPRRMAVRAAARRMAWLLGQDVGDEVGFSVRGERRVGPRTRVEVVTTGVLLQRLQRDPELPGVDTVLLDECHERHLDADTALAFLMDVRSALRPELRLVAASATTDAGTWAALLAGPDGTGPVPVVRSEGQGHGVETHHAPPPSGVRPAHGTWVDPALLRHVAATVRLALARHEGDVLCFLPGTGEIARTAGMLDGVAAEVLQLHGRAPAAVQDAVLRGGSGRRVVLATSVAESSLTVPGVRVVVDSGLAREPRVDHARGLGSLATVPVSAAAAAQRAGRAGREAPGTVYRCWQTADDARRPAYPSPEIAIADLTSFALRAACWGDPGASGLSLPDAPPPGAMVAARSVLTAIGAVDAEGRATPRGERMSRIGVHPRLARALLDAAPRLGARRTSELVALLGEEPPREYGDDLAAAWRAARRGGDAYSARWSAETRRLAAALAGGNDAAAAREPGRPGRGEGGAGDGRRGGGTGGAAGGAAALGDDAAAGLVAALAFPERVARARGERSFLMVSGTGAELGETSALRGVPWLAVAVADRPASAASARVRLAAAVDEESARAAAGHLRTEAEEVHWEDGDVVARRVERLGAVELAARPLKNADRGLVRQALLEGLRREGPDLLLWTREARGLRDRLAFLHRVVGAPWPDVSDEALLARADDWLEPELSRAGRRSDLGRVSAGEALRRLLPWATGEAARLDELAPERIEVPSGSRVRVDYGGEQPVLAVKVQELFGLRETPRVAGAPVLVHLLSPAGRPAAVTADLGSFWREGYRAVRAELRGRYPRHPWPEDPSTAEPTRHTKARQSRLTGGS encoded by the coding sequence GTGATCCGAACCGACGCTCTCGACCGTCTCCCCGTCCGTCACGCCGTTCCCGGACTGCTGTCCGCGCTCGGCGACCGCGGTGCGGCCGTCCTCCACGCTCCGCCCGGCACCGGCAAGACCACACTGGTGCCGCTGGCCCTGGCCGGGCTCATAGGACAGGGAGACAGGCACCGGGTGCTGGTCGCGGAGCCCCGCAGGATGGCCGTGCGCGCGGCCGCGCGCAGGATGGCGTGGCTGCTCGGGCAGGACGTCGGCGACGAGGTCGGCTTCTCGGTGCGCGGCGAGCGGCGGGTGGGGCCGCGCACACGTGTCGAGGTGGTGACGACGGGCGTCCTCCTCCAGCGGCTGCAGCGCGATCCGGAGCTGCCCGGCGTGGACACGGTCCTGCTCGACGAATGCCACGAGCGGCACCTCGACGCCGACACGGCCCTGGCCTTCCTGATGGACGTCCGCTCCGCCCTGCGGCCGGAGCTCCGGCTGGTGGCCGCCTCCGCGACGACCGACGCCGGGACCTGGGCCGCCCTGCTGGCAGGCCCCGACGGCACCGGGCCCGTCCCCGTCGTCCGCAGCGAGGGCCAGGGGCACGGCGTCGAGACCCACCACGCCCCGCCGCCGAGCGGTGTCCGGCCCGCCCACGGCACCTGGGTCGACCCGGCGCTGCTGCGGCACGTCGCGGCGACGGTCCGGCTGGCGCTAGCCCGGCACGAGGGCGACGTGCTCTGCTTCCTTCCCGGCACCGGCGAGATCGCGCGCACCGCCGGGATGCTCGACGGGGTGGCGGCGGAGGTGCTGCAACTGCACGGCCGGGCACCCGCGGCCGTGCAGGACGCGGTGCTGCGGGGCGGCTCGGGCCGGCGGGTCGTGCTCGCGACCTCGGTCGCCGAGTCGAGCCTGACGGTGCCGGGCGTGCGGGTGGTGGTCGATTCCGGTCTCGCCCGGGAGCCCAGGGTCGACCACGCCCGGGGGCTGGGTTCACTGGCCACGGTGCCCGTCTCGGCGGCGGCGGCCGCCCAGCGGGCCGGCCGGGCGGGCCGCGAGGCGCCCGGCACGGTGTACCGCTGCTGGCAGACGGCCGACGACGCCCGGCGTCCCGCGTACCCGTCCCCGGAGATCGCGATCGCCGATCTGACGTCCTTCGCCCTGCGCGCGGCGTGCTGGGGCGACCCCGGCGCGTCGGGGCTGTCGCTGCCGGACGCACCGCCGCCGGGCGCGATGGTGGCCGCCCGGTCGGTGCTGACCGCGATCGGCGCCGTCGACGCCGAAGGTCGCGCCACACCGCGCGGGGAGCGGATGAGCCGGATCGGTGTGCACCCCCGGCTGGCCAGGGCCCTGCTGGACGCCGCGCCCCGGCTGGGGGCCCGGCGGACGTCAGAGCTGGTCGCCCTCCTCGGTGAGGAGCCGCCGCGGGAGTACGGGGACGATCTCGCGGCGGCCTGGCGCGCGGCGCGCCGGGGCGGCGACGCGTACAGCGCGCGCTGGAGCGCCGAGACGAGGCGCCTGGCGGCGGCCCTGGCCGGCGGGAACGACGCGGCGGCGGCCCGGGAGCCGGGGCGTCCCGGCCGGGGCGAGGGCGGGGCGGGCGACGGCCGGAGGGGTGGCGGCACGGGCGGTGCGGCCGGCGGCGCGGCGGCTCTCGGCGACGACGCGGCGGCGGGGCTGGTGGCCGCGCTGGCCTTCCCGGAACGGGTGGCACGGGCCCGGGGCGAGCGGTCGTTCCTGATGGTGTCGGGCACCGGGGCGGAGCTCGGTGAGACGTCGGCGCTGCGGGGTGTCCCGTGGCTGGCGGTCGCCGTCGCGGACCGGCCGGCGAGCGCCGCATCGGCCCGGGTGCGGCTGGCGGCGGCGGTGGACGAGGAGAGCGCCCGCGCGGCCGCGGGGCATCTGCGGACCGAGGCGGAGGAGGTCCACTGGGAGGACGGGGACGTCGTCGCACGGCGGGTGGAGCGGCTGGGCGCCGTGGAGCTGGCGGCACGGCCACTGAAGAACGCGGACCGGGGGCTCGTCCGGCAGGCGCTGCTGGAGGGGCTGCGGCGGGAGGGGCCGGACCTGCTGCTGTGGACGCGCGAGGCGCGGGGGTTGCGCGACAGGCTGGCGTTCCTGCACCGGGTGGTGGGCGCGCCGTGGCCCGACGTGTCGGACGAGGCACTGCTGGCACGGGCGGACGACTGGCTGGAGCCCGAGCTGTCCCGGGCGGGGCGGCGTTCGGACCTCGGCAGGGTGTCCGCGGGCGAGGCGCTGCGCCGGCTGCTGCCCTGGGCGACCGGGGAGGCGGCCCGCCTGGACGAGCTGGCCCCCGAGCGGATCGAGGTGCCGAGCGGGTCCCGGGTCCGCGTGGACTACGGCGGGGAGCAGCCGGTGCTCGCCGTGAAGGTGCAGGAGTTGTTCGGGCTGCGGGAGACCCCTCGGGTCGCGGGCGCCCCGGTCCTGGTGCACCTGCTCTCCCCCGCGGGGCGGCCCGCGGCGGTCACGGCCGACCTGGGCTCGTTCTGGCGGGAGGGCTACCGGGCCGTGCGCGCCGAGCTGCGCGGCCGCTACCCGCGGCACCCGTGGCCGGAGGACCCGTCGACGGCGGAGCCGACCCGGCACACCAAGGCGCGCCAGAGCCGTCTCACGGGAGGGAGCTGA
- a CDS encoding class I SAM-dependent methyltransferase, with the protein MSQDVEPEATRRDAGDAESSRANRGWWDRNADEYQQDHGTFLGDDRFVWGPEGLDEAEAALLGPASSLKGLRVLEIGAGAAQCSRWLAAQGAMPVALDLSHRQLQHALRIGGDLPLVQADAGTLPFRDGTFDLACSAYGAVPFVADPVRVFREVRRVLRPGGRWVFSVTHPLRWAFPDEPGPEGLSVSASYFDRTPYVEQDEEGRAVYVEHHRTLGDRVRDVVAGGFRLVDLVEPEWPAWNGQEWGGWSPLRGNLIPGTAIFVCERDGSAAA; encoded by the coding sequence ATGAGCCAAGATGTTGAACCGGAAGCGACCCGCCGTGACGCCGGGGACGCGGAGAGCAGCCGGGCGAACCGCGGCTGGTGGGACCGGAACGCGGACGAGTACCAGCAGGACCACGGCACCTTCCTCGGCGACGACCGGTTCGTCTGGGGCCCCGAGGGCCTCGACGAGGCCGAGGCCGCGCTGCTCGGGCCGGCGTCCTCACTGAAGGGGCTGCGCGTCCTGGAGATCGGCGCCGGCGCCGCGCAGTGCTCGCGCTGGCTGGCCGCGCAGGGCGCGATGCCGGTGGCCCTCGACCTCTCGCACCGGCAGCTCCAGCACGCCCTGCGCATCGGCGGGGACCTCCCGCTCGTCCAGGCGGACGCCGGGACGCTGCCCTTCCGGGACGGGACCTTCGACCTCGCCTGCTCCGCCTACGGCGCCGTGCCGTTCGTGGCCGATCCCGTCAGGGTCTTCCGCGAGGTGCGGCGGGTGCTCAGGCCCGGCGGCCGGTGGGTGTTCTCGGTGACCCATCCGCTGCGGTGGGCCTTTCCCGACGAGCCGGGCCCCGAGGGGCTGTCCGTCTCGGCCTCCTACTTCGACCGGACCCCCTATGTCGAACAGGACGAGGAGGGCCGCGCGGTCTACGTCGAGCACCACCGCACCCTGGGCGACCGGGTGCGCGACGTGGTGGCGGGCGGCTTCCGCCTGGTGGACCTGGTCGAGCCGGAGTGGCCGGCGTGGAACGGACAGGAGTGGGGCGGCTGGTCGCCCCTGCGCGGGAACCTGATCCCGGGCACGGCGATCTTCGTCTGCGAGCGCGACGGGTCCGCCGCCGCCTGA
- the rpsA gene encoding 30S ribosomal protein S1 yields the protein MTSSTETTATTPQVAVNDIGNEEAFLAAIDETIKYFNDGDIVDGVIVKVDRDEVLLDIGYKTEGVIPSRELSIKHDVDPNEVVKVGDEIEALVLQKEDKEGRLILSKKRAQYERAWGTIEKIKEEDGIVTGTVIEVVKGGLILDIGLRGFLPASLVEMRRVRDLQPYVGKELEAKIIELDKNRNNVVLSRRAWLEQTQSEVRQTFLTTLQKGQVRSGVVSSIVNFGAFVDLGGVDGLVHVSELSWKHIDHPSEVVEVGQEVTVEVLDVDMDRERVSLSLKATQEDPWQQFARTHQIGQVVPGKVTKLVPFGAFVRVDEGIEGLVHISELAERHVEIPEQVVQVNDEIFVKVIDIDLERRRISLSLKQANESFGADPASVEFDPTLYGMAASYDDQGNYIYPEGFDPETNDWLEGFETQREAWETQYAEAQQRFEQHQAQVIKSREADEAAAAEGGAAAPAAAPAGGGSYSSESDDNSGALASDEALAALREKLAGGQS from the coding sequence ATGACGAGCAGCACCGAGACCACCGCCACCACCCCGCAGGTTGCGGTCAACGACATCGGTAACGAGGAAGCCTTCCTCGCCGCGATCGACGAGACGATCAAGTACTTCAACGACGGCGACATCGTCGACGGCGTCATCGTGAAGGTCGACCGGGACGAGGTCCTGCTCGACATCGGTTACAAGACCGAAGGTGTCATCCCGAGCCGCGAGCTCTCGATCAAGCACGACGTCGACCCGAACGAGGTCGTCAAGGTCGGCGACGAGATCGAAGCCCTTGTTCTCCAGAAGGAGGACAAGGAAGGCCGCCTGATCCTCTCGAAGAAGCGCGCCCAGTACGAGCGTGCCTGGGGCACCATCGAGAAGATCAAGGAAGAGGACGGCATCGTCACCGGTACCGTCATCGAGGTCGTCAAGGGTGGTCTCATCCTCGACATCGGCCTCCGTGGCTTCCTGCCGGCCTCCCTCGTCGAGATGCGCCGTGTCCGCGACCTCCAGCCCTACGTGGGCAAGGAGCTCGAGGCCAAGATCATCGAGCTGGACAAGAACCGCAACAACGTGGTCCTGTCCCGCCGTGCCTGGCTGGAGCAGACCCAGTCCGAGGTCCGCCAGACGTTCCTCACCACCCTGCAGAAGGGTCAGGTCCGGTCCGGCGTCGTCTCCTCGATCGTCAACTTCGGTGCCTTCGTGGACCTGGGTGGCGTCGACGGTCTCGTGCACGTCTCCGAGCTGTCCTGGAAGCACATCGACCACCCGTCCGAGGTTGTCGAGGTCGGCCAGGAGGTCACCGTCGAGGTTCTCGACGTGGACATGGACCGCGAGCGTGTCTCCCTGTCGCTGAAGGCGACGCAGGAGGACCCGTGGCAGCAGTTCGCCCGGACGCACCAGATCGGTCAGGTCGTCCCGGGTAAGGTCACCAAGCTGGTTCCGTTCGGTGCGTTCGTCCGCGTGGACGAGGGCATCGAGGGTCTGGTCCACATCTCCGAGCTGGCCGAGCGCCACGTGGAGATCCCGGAGCAGGTCGTCCAGGTCAACGACGAGATCTTCGTCAAGGTCATCGACATCGACCTCGAGCGCCGCCGCATCAGCCTCTCGCTGAAGCAGGCCAACGAGTCCTTCGGTGCCGACCCGGCCTCGGTCGAGTTCGACCCGACCCTGTACGGCATGGCCGCGTCCTACGACGACCAGGGCAACTACATCTACCCCGAGGGCTTCGACCCCGAGACCAACGACTGGCTCGAGGGCTTCGAGACCCAGCGTGAGGCGTGGGAGACGCAGTACGCCGAGGCGCAGCAGCGCTTCGAGCAGCACCAGGCCCAGGTCATCAAGTCCCGCGAGGCCGACGAGGCCGCTGCTGCCGAGGGTGGCGCCGCCGCTCCGGCCGCCGCGCCCGCCGGTGGCGGCTCCTACTCCTCGGAGTCGGACGACAACTCCGGCGCCCTGGCGTCGGACGAGGCGCTCGCCGCGCTGCGCGAGAAGCTGGCCGGCGGCCAGAGCTGA
- a CDS encoding right-handed parallel beta-helix repeat-containing protein: MRTRDLLPLLLAPALAVAGPVLTAPAATVSTASAVIDVDTAAELKSALAAARPGDTIQLADGTYTGNFKATVDGTSASRITLTGSSRAVLKAGGGYGLHLNGASYWTVRGVTVTGGQKGIMTDAADNVIIESVTVHGLDMEGIHFRTSSRDGIVRNSRIYDTGNDGRGMGEGIYVGSAGGTSDRSDNAQIIGNVIGPDVGGEAVDIKEGTTGARIIGNTFDGRGLTGANYDDSWVDVKGNGVLVENNTGKNTTNNGFETHTQQSGWGCGTVFRGNRSDLSGASGAKQLAVYVTNQSAGCTTTVHASNTVTGGKGLTNIAVTP; the protein is encoded by the coding sequence ATGCGCACCCGAGACCTGCTCCCCCTGCTCCTCGCCCCCGCCCTCGCGGTCGCCGGTCCGGTACTGACCGCGCCTGCTGCCACGGTGTCCACGGCGTCCGCGGTCATCGACGTGGACACCGCGGCGGAGCTCAAGTCGGCTCTGGCGGCGGCCCGGCCGGGCGACACCATCCAGCTCGCCGACGGCACCTACACCGGAAACTTCAAGGCCACGGTCGACGGCACGTCCGCTTCCCGCATCACCCTGACCGGCTCGTCACGAGCGGTGCTGAAGGCCGGCGGCGGCTACGGGCTGCACCTCAACGGCGCCTCGTACTGGACCGTCCGCGGTGTCACCGTCACAGGCGGCCAGAAGGGCATCATGACGGACGCGGCCGACAACGTGATCATCGAGTCGGTCACCGTGCACGGCCTGGACATGGAGGGGATCCACTTCCGCACGTCCAGCCGCGACGGCATCGTCAGGAACTCGCGCATATACGACACCGGCAACGACGGCCGGGGCATGGGCGAGGGGATCTACGTCGGCTCGGCCGGCGGTACGTCCGACCGCAGCGACAACGCCCAGATCATCGGCAACGTCATCGGCCCGGACGTCGGCGGCGAGGCGGTGGACATCAAGGAGGGGACGACCGGGGCGAGGATCATCGGCAACACCTTCGACGGGCGGGGCCTGACCGGGGCGAACTACGACGACTCCTGGGTCGACGTGAAGGGCAACGGCGTCCTCGTCGAGAACAACACCGGGAAGAACACCACGAACAACGGCTTCGAGACGCACACACAGCAGAGCGGCTGGGGCTGCGGGACCGTCTTCCGCGGCAACCGCTCCGACCTGAGCGGGGCGAGCGGCGCGAAGCAACTCGCCGTGTACGTCACCAACCAGAGCGCCGGCTGCACCACGACCGTCCACGCGAGCAACACGGTCACCGGCGGCAAGGGGCTGACGAACATCGCCGTCACGCCCTGA
- a CDS encoding PAC2 family protein, whose protein sequence is MDDPQGLYEWDPKGLAVVDTALAQESAGLVMLYHFEGYIDAGETGEQIVENVLDSLPHQVVARFDHDKLVDYRARRPLLTFRRDRWAAYDTPTLEVRLVQDATGAPFLLLSGPEPDVEWERFAAAVRQIAERLRVRLAVNFHGIPMGVPHTRPVGLTPHGNRTDLVPGHRSPFDEAQVPGSAEALVEYRLMEAGHDVLGVAAHVPHYVARSSYPDAALTALEAITAATGLVLPGIAHALRTAAHRTQTEIERQIGEGDEELIALVQGLEHQYDAVAGAETRGSLVAEPVDLPSADEIGLEFERFLAEREGDSG, encoded by the coding sequence GTGGATGATCCGCAGGGGCTGTACGAATGGGACCCGAAGGGGCTCGCGGTCGTCGACACGGCGCTCGCGCAGGAGTCGGCGGGCCTCGTCATGCTGTACCACTTCGAGGGCTACATCGACGCGGGAGAGACCGGCGAGCAGATCGTCGAGAACGTACTGGACTCGCTTCCGCACCAGGTGGTGGCGCGCTTCGACCACGACAAGCTGGTGGACTACCGTGCCCGCCGGCCGCTGCTGACCTTCCGCCGTGACCGCTGGGCCGCCTACGACACCCCGACGCTGGAGGTCCGGCTCGTCCAGGACGCCACCGGTGCGCCCTTCCTGCTGCTGTCCGGCCCCGAGCCGGACGTCGAGTGGGAGCGCTTCGCGGCCGCGGTCCGCCAGATCGCAGAACGCCTGCGGGTCAGGCTGGCCGTCAACTTCCACGGCATTCCCATGGGCGTGCCGCACACCCGGCCCGTCGGGCTCACCCCGCACGGCAACCGCACGGACCTCGTGCCGGGCCACCGCAGCCCGTTCGACGAGGCGCAGGTGCCCGGCAGTGCCGAGGCGCTCGTCGAGTACCGGCTGATGGAGGCGGGGCACGACGTGCTCGGCGTGGCCGCGCACGTCCCCCACTACGTCGCGCGCTCCTCCTACCCGGACGCCGCGCTCACCGCCCTGGAGGCCATCACGGCCGCGACGGGACTGGTGCTGCCCGGCATCGCCCATGCCCTGCGTACCGCCGCCCACCGGACCCAGACGGAGATCGAGCGGCAGATCGGCGAGGGCGACGAGGAACTGATCGCGCTCGTCCAGGGGCTGGAGCACCAGTACGACGCAGTCGCCGGGGCCGAGACCCGGGGCAGCCTGGTGGCCGAGCCCGTCGACCTGCCCTCCGCCGACGAGATCGGCCTCGAGTTCGAGCGCTTCCTGGCGGAGCGCGAAGGCGACTCCGGCTGA
- the coaE gene encoding dephospho-CoA kinase translates to MLTVGLTGGIGAGKSEVSRLFVSYGAVLVDADRIAREVVEPGTPGLAAVVEAFGREVLTPQGALDRPKLGSVVFSDPERLATLNAIVHPLVGARSRELEAAAGPDDVVVHDVPLLMENGLAELYDVVVVVDASPETQLDRLVRLRGMSESDARARMAAQATREERRAVADLVIDNDGPLGELEPQVRKVWDELSRRAAAR, encoded by the coding sequence GTGCTGACCGTGGGCCTGACCGGAGGCATCGGTGCCGGGAAGAGTGAGGTGTCCCGGCTGTTCGTCTCGTACGGCGCCGTACTCGTCGACGCCGACAGGATCGCGCGCGAGGTCGTGGAGCCCGGTACGCCCGGCCTGGCGGCCGTCGTCGAGGCGTTCGGCCGGGAGGTACTCACTCCGCAGGGCGCGCTCGACCGGCCGAAGCTCGGCTCCGTCGTCTTCAGCGACCCCGAGCGCCTCGCGACGCTGAACGCGATCGTCCACCCCCTGGTCGGTGCGCGCTCGCGCGAGCTGGAGGCCGCGGCCGGCCCGGACGACGTGGTCGTCCACGACGTGCCCCTGCTCATGGAGAACGGTCTGGCGGAGCTCTACGACGTCGTCGTGGTCGTCGACGCCTCCCCGGAGACGCAGCTCGACCGGCTGGTCCGGCTGCGCGGAATGTCCGAATCCGACGCCCGGGCCCGGATGGCGGCGCAGGCCACGCGGGAAGAGCGGCGGGCGGTCGCCGACCTCGTCATCGACAACGACGGGCCGCTGGGCGAGCTGGAGCCCCAGGTCCGCAAGGTCTGGGACGAGCTCAGCCGCCGGGCCGCCGCGCGGTAG
- a CDS encoding tetratricopeptide repeat protein, which translates to MPDTTPETHVIDYRAAEQLLAARDPRGAVKLLDSVIAAHPEHTAARLLRARAFFAAAQLRPAELEFELVLEREPDNAFAHFALARTFERSGRPEQARRHFRLAAALDPNPEYLRAARFDAD; encoded by the coding sequence GTGCCCGACACCACTCCGGAGACGCACGTCATCGACTACCGCGCGGCCGAGCAGTTGCTGGCCGCGAGGGACCCGCGTGGCGCCGTGAAGCTGCTCGACTCCGTCATCGCGGCGCACCCCGAGCACACGGCCGCCCGCCTGCTCCGCGCCCGTGCCTTCTTCGCGGCCGCCCAGCTGCGGCCGGCCGAGCTGGAATTCGAACTCGTCCTGGAGCGCGAGCCGGACAACGCCTTCGCCCACTTCGCGCTCGCCCGGACCTTCGAGCGCTCGGGCAGGCCCGAGCAGGCGAGGCGCCACTTCCGGCTCGCCGCCGCGCTGGACCCGAACCCGGAGTACCTGCGAGCCGCGCGCTTCGACGCCGACTGA
- a CDS encoding DUF6343 family protein, whose translation MRSGNEPVNARSPLRLRLGLGIWGLVWAGAATAAFALTDHPGWAVLCGVIFLVTVVDITLVTRHIRQGPHYQPGRDVPPYEPDHH comes from the coding sequence ATGCGCAGTGGAAACGAACCGGTCAACGCCCGCAGTCCGCTGCGGCTCCGGCTGGGGCTCGGGATCTGGGGGCTCGTCTGGGCCGGAGCGGCGACGGCCGCCTTCGCGCTCACGGACCATCCCGGGTGGGCCGTCCTCTGCGGGGTGATCTTCCTCGTCACGGTCGTGGACATCACCCTGGTGACACGCCACATCCGGCAGGGTCCCCACTACCAGCCGGGCCGCGACGTGCCTCCGTACGAGCCGGACCACCACTGA